The window GGTTTGCAAACAGGCTTACAGGAATTAAAGAGAACACAAAATTTCAGAAAAACGGGCAAAACAAAGAAACAGAACCAGGTCTCAAGCTTGTTGTGAAAGATGCCAAGCAGCATCACAATGTTAAGTAAGTTCTCCAACTTAGTCTCCCTACTCACAGCGCGTGATTTTGCATACGTTGTTATTCAAAGCAATTTTTTTACGTTTTTGAATCCCGACAATGTATTTATTTCTAGGGGACATAATCTTCTTGCCATTTTCTATTGTTATTTACCTAATGTACAAATAGTCACACAATGGAGGTGGTGTTGAATCTTTTATGTCGTCACTTAAATCTTCAGGTATGTTTATGTATGGCATGCCTTAGCTGGTTACTGGGGCGGAGTGCAGCCTGCAGGACCTGGTATGGAACACTACGACTCTGCTTTGGCCTATCCGGTGCAGTCTCCTGGTGTACTAGGCAACCAACCAGATGTGGTTATGGATAGTCTTGCCGTTCACGGCTTAGGGTTGGTTCACCCTAAGAAGGTCTTCAATTTTTACAATGAGCTTCATGCCTATTTAGCGGCATGTGGAGTAGATGGAGTCAAAGTTGACGTACAGAACATCATCGAGACTCTCGGTGCTGGTCATGGTGGCAGAGTGTCTCTCACTCGTAGCTATCACCAGGCCCTTGAAGCCTCCATCTCACGGAACTTTCCTGATAATGGATGCATCGCATGCATGTGTCATAATACGGATGGTATCTATAGTGCCAAGCAGACTGCAGTTGTTCGAGCTTCTGATGATTTCTACCCTCGTGATCCTGCTTCACATACCATCCACATTTCTTCCGTAGCTTACAATACCATATTCTTGGGAGAATTTATGCAGCCGGATTGGGATATGTTCCACGTGAGTTTAAATGAATTTCTTTAACCTTGTTAAAAGGAATTCGAGTgtattttatatcttaatttGTATAGTGTGTGAATATTTATTTGTGCACTTATGTTACAGAGCCTGCACCCAGCTGCGGAGTACCATGCCGCAGCTCGAGCAGTTGGAGGATGTGCAATTTATGTTAGGTAAATCTCATTTTTAACCTGATTATCTTCTCGATACCTTTTTTGAAATTCATTCTTAAATTTCAAATGCTTTCTGTCCATCAGTGACAAACCTGGTAACCACAACTTTGAGCTTTTGAAAAAGTTAGTTCTCCCTGATGGGTCCGTTCTTCGTGCTCAATTGCCTGGACGACCGACATTGGACTGTCTCTTTGTTGATCCAGCTAGAGATGGAACAAGGTTTGTGACTTCACCTCCCAGCCAAATGTCTGAAATCTCTCCTAAATATCCTACCATAACTAAAATTTTACCTCTGCCCACCTTTTATTGTGCAGCTTACTCAAAATCTGGAATGTGAACAAGTGTTCCGGATTAGTAGGAGTCTTCAACTGCCAAGGTGCTGGCTGGTGCAAGACAGCAAAGAAGACACGCATTCATGATGCTTCCCCTGGAACTCTGACCAGCTCTGTTCGAGCCACTGATGTCGATGCTCTATCTCAAATTGCTGGATCGGATTGGAAAGGAGATGCAATAGTCTATGCCCATAAATCAGGAGAAATTATCCGTTTGCCAAAAGGCGCATCTCTGCCAGTGACACTCAAAGTTCTTGAATATGAGCTCTTCCACTTCTGTCCCATAAAGGTGAGAGCTGCTCTAGCACAAACTAAAAAAAACATTATCATCTGCTATGCCTCACTGCTAATTAGCTCTTTTCGTGACACAGACTATCGCAACAGACATTTCATTTGCACCAATTGGCTTGCTGGATATGTTCAACTCTACTGGTGCTGTGGAGCAGTTTGATTTCCAGGAAGCACCTGAATGTGATTCACCAGCAGCAGCAACTGTCACACTTAAAGTCAGGGGAAGTGGACTCTTTGGAGTCTACTGTTCTCAGCGGCCCCGGAAATGCATTATGGATGACATGGATGTCGAGTTTAGCTACAAAGCTGAAACAGGATTGGTGACTTTGAGCATACCAGTTCCGGAGGAGGAAATGTATAGATGGACTATTAAGGTCCAAGTCTAAGTAgttttgtaatatttttttttatatcggaaatgaaagaaatttgGGGTTTAGTGAAAGAAATTTGGGGTTTAGGGACTTAGGGGAGACCCCAGTTGGGACAAATAATCGGAGCTTGTATGAGTTTTTATGTTCTCTA is drawn from Primulina eburnea isolate SZY01 chromosome 10, ASM2296580v1, whole genome shotgun sequence and contains these coding sequences:
- the LOC140842827 gene encoding probable galactinol--sucrose galactosyltransferase 2 gives rise to the protein MTVTPKISVNDGNLVVHGKTVLTGVPDNIVLTPGTGVGLVAGAFIGATTSHSKSLHVFPVGALEGVRFMCLFRFKLWWMTQRMGTCGKDVPLETQFMLVESKDASEGEREDAPTIYTVFLPLLEGQFRAVLQGNENNELEICLESGDNAVETNQGLHLVYMHAGTNPFEVINQAVKAVEKYLQTFQHREKKKLPSFLDWLGWCTWDAFYTDVTAEGVEEGLNSLSKGGTPPRFLIIDDGWQQIGSEVKDDSNCVVQEGAQFANRLTGIKENTKFQKNGQNKETEPGLKLVVKDAKQHHNVKYVYVWHALAGYWGGVQPAGPGMEHYDSALAYPVQSPGVLGNQPDVVMDSLAVHGLGLVHPKKVFNFYNELHAYLAACGVDGVKVDVQNIIETLGAGHGGRVSLTRSYHQALEASISRNFPDNGCIACMCHNTDGIYSAKQTAVVRASDDFYPRDPASHTIHISSVAYNTIFLGEFMQPDWDMFHSLHPAAEYHAAARAVGGCAIYVSDKPGNHNFELLKKLVLPDGSVLRAQLPGRPTLDCLFVDPARDGTSLLKIWNVNKCSGLVGVFNCQGAGWCKTAKKTRIHDASPGTLTSSVRATDVDALSQIAGSDWKGDAIVYAHKSGEIIRLPKGASLPVTLKVLEYELFHFCPIKTIATDISFAPIGLLDMFNSTGAVEQFDFQEAPECDSPAAATVTLKVRGSGLFGVYCSQRPRKCIMDDMDVEFSYKAETGLVTLSIPVPEEEMYRWTIKVQV